A genomic region of Pseudorca crassidens isolate mPseCra1 chromosome 10, mPseCra1.hap1, whole genome shotgun sequence contains the following coding sequences:
- the EOMES gene encoding eomesodermin homolog isoform X1 encodes MQLGEQLLVSSVNLPGAHFYPLEGARGGGGGSAGHLPGAAPSPQRLDIDKAPKKFSGSLSCEAGSGEPATAGAGAPAAMLSDADAGDAFAGTAAVAKPGPPDGRKGSPCGEEELPLAAAAAAAAAAAAASARYSMDSLSSERYCLQSPGPQGSELAAPCSLFPYQAAAGAPHGSVYPAPNGARYPYGSMLPPGGFPAAVCPPGRAQFGPGAGASGGAGGSGGGGGPGAYQYGQGAPLYGPYSGAAAAGSCGGLGGLGVPGSGFRAHVYLCNRPLWLKFHRHQTEMIITKQGRRMFPFLSFNINGLNPTAHYNVFVEVVLADPNHWRFQGGKWVTCGKADNNMQGNKMYVHPESPNTGSHWMRQEISFGKLKLTNNKGANNNNTQMIVLQSLHKYQPRLHIVEVTEDGVEDLNEPSKTQTFIFSETQFIAVTAYQNTDITQLKIDHNPFAKGFRDNYDSMYTASENDRLTPSPTDSPRSHQIVPGGRYGIQSFFPEPFVNTLPQARYYNGERTVPQTNGLLSPQQSEEVANPPQRWLVTPVQQPGTNKLDIGSYESEYTSSTLLPYGIKSLPLQTSHALGYYPDPTFPAMAGWGGRGSYQRKMAAGLPWTSRTSPPVFSEDQLSKEKVKEEISSSWIETPPSIKSLDSNDSGVYTSACKRRRLSPSSSSNENSPSIKCEDINAEEYSKDASKGMGGYYAFYTTP; translated from the exons ATGCAGTTAGGGGAGCAGCTCTTGGTGAGCTCGGTGAACCTGCCTGGCGCGCACTTCTACCCGCTGGAGGGGGCGCGAGGCGGTGGCGGCGGGAGCGCCGGCCACCTCCCGGGAGCGGCCCCCTCGCCTCAGAGGCTGGACATAGACAAAGCGCCCAAGAAGTTCTCGGGCAGCCTCTCGTGTGAGGCAGGGAGCGGGGAGCCCGCAACCGCCGGTGCGGGGGCCCCCGCGGCCATGCTCAGTGACGCCGACGCCGGGGACGCCTTTGCCGGCACCGCGGCCGTGGCCAAGCCGGGGCCCCCGGACGGCCGCAAGGGCTCCCCCTGCGGGGAGGAGGAGCTGCCCttagccgccgccgccgctgccgcagccgcggccgccgccgccagcgCGCGCTACTCCATGGACAGCCTGAGCTCGGAGCGCTACTGCCTCCAGTCCCCCGGGCCTCAGGGCTCCGAGCTGGCCGCGCCCTGCTCGCTGTTCCCGTACCAGGCGGCTGCCGGGGCGCCCCACGGATCTGTGTACCCGGCTCCCAACGGGGCGCGCTACCCCTACGGCTCCATGCTGCCCCCCGGCGGCTTCCCCGCGGCCGTGTGCCCACCCGGCAGGGCGCAGTTCGGCCCGGGAGCAGGCGCGAGCGGCGGCGCGGGAGGCAGCGGCGGGGGAGGCGGCCCGGGCGCCTATCAGTACGGCCAGGGGGCTCCGCTCTACGGGCCGTACTCCGGGGCAGCAGCCGCGGGTTCCTGCGGAGGACTGGGGGGCCTGGGGGTTCCCGGCTCCGGCTTCCGCGCCCACGTCTACCTGTGCAACCGGCCTCTGTGGCTCAAATTCCACCGCCACCAAACCGAGATGATCATTACGAAGCAGGGCAG ACGCATGTTTCCTTTCTTGAGTTTCAACATAAACGGACTCAATCCCACCGCCCACTACAACGTGTTCGTAGAAGTGGTGCTGGCGGACCCCAACCACTGGCGCTTCCAGGGGGGCAAATGGGTGACCTGCGGAAAAGCCGACAATAACATGCAGG GCAACAAAATGTATGTTCACCCAGAGTCTCCTAATACTGGTTCCCACTGGATGAGACAGGAGATTTCCTTTGGGAAATTAAAACTCACCAATAACAAAGGCGCAAATAACAACAACACCCAG ATGATAGTCTTACAGTCTTTACACAAGTACCAACCACGACTGCACATCGTTGAAGTCACAGAAGATGGCGTGGAGGACTTGAACGAGCCCTCCAAGACTCAGACCTTCATCTTCTCAGAAACGCAGTTCATTGCAGTGACTGCCTACCAAAACACCGAT ATAACTCAACTAAAGATTGATCACAACCCCTTTGCAAAAGGCTTCAGGGACAACTATGACTC CATGTACACCGCTTCCGAAAATGACAGGTTAACTCCATCTCCCACGGATTCTCCTAGATCCCATCAGATTGTCCCTGGAGGTCGGTACGGCATTCAGTCCTTCTTCCCGGAGCCCTTTGTCAACACTTTACCTCAAGCCCGATATTATAATGGCGAGAGAACCGTGCCACAGACCAACGGCCTCCTTTCACCCCAACAGAGCGAAGAGGTGGCCAACCCTCCCCAGCGATGGCTTGTCACACCTGTCCAGCAACCTGGGACCAACAAACTAGACATCGGTTCCTATGAGTCTGAATATACTTCCAGCACCTTGCTCCCATATGGTATTAAATCCTTGCCCCTCCAGACATCCCATGCCCTGGGGTATTACCCCGACCCCACCTTCCCTGCAATGGCAGGGTGGGGAGGTAGAGGTTCTTATCAAAGGAAGATGGCAGCTGGACTCCCATGGACCTCCAGAACAAGCCCCCCTGTGTTCTCTGAAGATCAGCTCTCCAAGGagaaagtcaaagaagaaattagctCTTCTTGGATAGAGACACCCCCGTCCATCAAGTCTCTTGACTCCAATGATTCAGGGGTGTACACCAGTGCTTGTAAGCGAAGGCGGCTGTCTCCTAGCTCCTCTAGCAATGAAAATTCTCCCTCCATAAAGTGCGAGGATATCAATGCTGAAGAGTACAGTAAAGACGCCTCAAAAGGCATGGGGGGGTATTATGCTTTTTACACGACTCCCTAA
- the EOMES gene encoding eomesodermin homolog isoform X2: MQLGEQLLVSSVNLPGAHFYPLEGARGGGGGSAGHLPGAAPSPQRLDIDKAPKKFSGSLSCEAGSGEPATAGAGAPAAMLSDADAGDAFAGTAAVAKPGPPDGRKGSPCGEEELPLAAAAAAAAAAAAASARYSMDSLSSERYCLQSPGPQGSELAAPCSLFPYQAAAGAPHGSVYPAPNGARYPYGSMLPPGGFPAAVCPPGRAQFGPGAGASGGAGGSGGGGGPGAYQYGQGAPLYGPYSGAAAAGSCGGLGGLGVPGSGFRAHVYLCNRPLWLKFHRHQTEMIITKQGRRMFPFLSFNINGLNPTAHYNVFVEVVLADPNHWRFQGGKWVTCGKADNNMQGNKMYVHPESPNTGSHWMRQEISFGKLKLTNNKGANNNNTQMIVLQSLHKYQPRLHIVEVTEDGVEDLNEPSKTQTFIFSETQFIAVTAYQNTDITQLKIDHNPFAKGFRDNYDSSHQIVPGGRYGIQSFFPEPFVNTLPQARYYNGERTVPQTNGLLSPQQSEEVANPPQRWLVTPVQQPGTNKLDIGSYESEYTSSTLLPYGIKSLPLQTSHALGYYPDPTFPAMAGWGGRGSYQRKMAAGLPWTSRTSPPVFSEDQLSKEKVKEEISSSWIETPPSIKSLDSNDSGVYTSACKRRRLSPSSSSNENSPSIKCEDINAEEYSKDASKGMGGYYAFYTTP, from the exons ATGCAGTTAGGGGAGCAGCTCTTGGTGAGCTCGGTGAACCTGCCTGGCGCGCACTTCTACCCGCTGGAGGGGGCGCGAGGCGGTGGCGGCGGGAGCGCCGGCCACCTCCCGGGAGCGGCCCCCTCGCCTCAGAGGCTGGACATAGACAAAGCGCCCAAGAAGTTCTCGGGCAGCCTCTCGTGTGAGGCAGGGAGCGGGGAGCCCGCAACCGCCGGTGCGGGGGCCCCCGCGGCCATGCTCAGTGACGCCGACGCCGGGGACGCCTTTGCCGGCACCGCGGCCGTGGCCAAGCCGGGGCCCCCGGACGGCCGCAAGGGCTCCCCCTGCGGGGAGGAGGAGCTGCCCttagccgccgccgccgctgccgcagccgcggccgccgccgccagcgCGCGCTACTCCATGGACAGCCTGAGCTCGGAGCGCTACTGCCTCCAGTCCCCCGGGCCTCAGGGCTCCGAGCTGGCCGCGCCCTGCTCGCTGTTCCCGTACCAGGCGGCTGCCGGGGCGCCCCACGGATCTGTGTACCCGGCTCCCAACGGGGCGCGCTACCCCTACGGCTCCATGCTGCCCCCCGGCGGCTTCCCCGCGGCCGTGTGCCCACCCGGCAGGGCGCAGTTCGGCCCGGGAGCAGGCGCGAGCGGCGGCGCGGGAGGCAGCGGCGGGGGAGGCGGCCCGGGCGCCTATCAGTACGGCCAGGGGGCTCCGCTCTACGGGCCGTACTCCGGGGCAGCAGCCGCGGGTTCCTGCGGAGGACTGGGGGGCCTGGGGGTTCCCGGCTCCGGCTTCCGCGCCCACGTCTACCTGTGCAACCGGCCTCTGTGGCTCAAATTCCACCGCCACCAAACCGAGATGATCATTACGAAGCAGGGCAG ACGCATGTTTCCTTTCTTGAGTTTCAACATAAACGGACTCAATCCCACCGCCCACTACAACGTGTTCGTAGAAGTGGTGCTGGCGGACCCCAACCACTGGCGCTTCCAGGGGGGCAAATGGGTGACCTGCGGAAAAGCCGACAATAACATGCAGG GCAACAAAATGTATGTTCACCCAGAGTCTCCTAATACTGGTTCCCACTGGATGAGACAGGAGATTTCCTTTGGGAAATTAAAACTCACCAATAACAAAGGCGCAAATAACAACAACACCCAG ATGATAGTCTTACAGTCTTTACACAAGTACCAACCACGACTGCACATCGTTGAAGTCACAGAAGATGGCGTGGAGGACTTGAACGAGCCCTCCAAGACTCAGACCTTCATCTTCTCAGAAACGCAGTTCATTGCAGTGACTGCCTACCAAAACACCGAT ATAACTCAACTAAAGATTGATCACAACCCCTTTGCAAAAGGCTTCAGGGACAACTATGACTC ATCCCATCAGATTGTCCCTGGAGGTCGGTACGGCATTCAGTCCTTCTTCCCGGAGCCCTTTGTCAACACTTTACCTCAAGCCCGATATTATAATGGCGAGAGAACCGTGCCACAGACCAACGGCCTCCTTTCACCCCAACAGAGCGAAGAGGTGGCCAACCCTCCCCAGCGATGGCTTGTCACACCTGTCCAGCAACCTGGGACCAACAAACTAGACATCGGTTCCTATGAGTCTGAATATACTTCCAGCACCTTGCTCCCATATGGTATTAAATCCTTGCCCCTCCAGACATCCCATGCCCTGGGGTATTACCCCGACCCCACCTTCCCTGCAATGGCAGGGTGGGGAGGTAGAGGTTCTTATCAAAGGAAGATGGCAGCTGGACTCCCATGGACCTCCAGAACAAGCCCCCCTGTGTTCTCTGAAGATCAGCTCTCCAAGGagaaagtcaaagaagaaattagctCTTCTTGGATAGAGACACCCCCGTCCATCAAGTCTCTTGACTCCAATGATTCAGGGGTGTACACCAGTGCTTGTAAGCGAAGGCGGCTGTCTCCTAGCTCCTCTAGCAATGAAAATTCTCCCTCCATAAAGTGCGAGGATATCAATGCTGAAGAGTACAGTAAAGACGCCTCAAAAGGCATGGGGGGGTATTATGCTTTTTACACGACTCCCTAA